A region from the bacterium genome encodes:
- a CDS encoding ABC transporter permease, translating into TAKKYFGDENPVGKVIQMDNRYSVKVAGVLAPAEKPSHIKADLLISFPTFTAVTPNYNVHSWGSVSYFTYVKLAEHASAVELENKISTLIEKRLGKATSERIFYKLQPVRDIYLHSEGLQGCIGPLGSLSHVYTLSIVGFLILAISAFNFTNLAIARAGKRSKEIGLRKVLGSERRQLIGQFLSESALMTTFSLIVSWAIVEFFGEILASALGVPLTLTVADRLITAGLFFIVALIIGITAGLYPAIVMSGFQTISILKGTFKSGKAGIQVRKALVVTQFVMSVVLIIGTMVVYKQMEFTRAKNLGFEQEHTIVLPMRGAQLMQQYETLKETLLHNPDVLGVTASRNGLDGGYGGYSVVPEGGDPNQPVRVLLYPVNYDFFETLGMDLIEGRSFSKNFPTDEQGSVIINRTAMERFGWKTAQGQKLDLPHIPNTKGNVIGVVDDFHFTSLHETIGPLLLFLMPHRNDFVFVKFRSGDPTPMIASVEATWNKLLPNYPFEYTFLDERIRGIYEADQRFAQLTTIFSVLAIIIACLGLFGLAAFSAQQRTKEIGIRKVLGANIRNILQLLAGEFMLLIFAANIIAWPAGYYAMNEWLKDFAYRAEMGWGVFVLATGVTLVIALATVCMQALKAAIANPVEALKYE; encoded by the coding sequence AACGGCGAAAAAATATTTCGGTGATGAGAATCCTGTCGGAAAAGTTATTCAAATGGACAACCGCTATTCCGTCAAAGTGGCCGGCGTCTTAGCTCCGGCTGAGAAACCGTCACACATCAAAGCCGATTTGCTGATTTCATTTCCGACGTTTACCGCCGTCACTCCGAATTACAACGTTCACAGCTGGGGATCCGTTTCTTATTTTACCTATGTAAAATTGGCCGAGCATGCTTCGGCTGTTGAACTGGAAAACAAAATATCCACGCTGATTGAAAAACGACTGGGTAAAGCAACATCAGAGCGGATTTTTTATAAACTACAGCCGGTTCGCGATATCTATCTCCACTCTGAAGGACTTCAAGGGTGTATCGGGCCGTTGGGCAGTTTATCCCATGTGTATACATTGTCCATTGTCGGATTTTTGATTCTTGCAATTTCAGCTTTTAATTTCACCAATCTTGCGATTGCACGCGCGGGAAAACGTAGCAAAGAAATCGGACTTCGAAAAGTATTAGGCTCCGAACGTCGTCAATTGATCGGGCAATTTTTGTCTGAGTCGGCTCTGATGACTACTTTCAGCCTTATCGTATCATGGGCGATCGTAGAATTTTTCGGAGAAATTCTTGCTTCAGCGCTTGGCGTTCCGTTAACCTTAACGGTGGCCGATCGCTTGATCACCGCCGGATTGTTTTTCATTGTGGCTTTAATTATTGGCATTACGGCTGGATTATATCCGGCGATCGTGATGTCCGGTTTCCAAACGATTTCAATTTTAAAAGGCACATTTAAAAGCGGAAAAGCCGGAATTCAGGTACGCAAAGCATTGGTTGTAACGCAGTTTGTAATGTCCGTTGTTTTAATCATCGGCACGATGGTGGTTTACAAACAGATGGAGTTTACGCGCGCCAAAAATCTTGGATTCGAACAAGAACATACGATTGTGCTACCGATGCGTGGGGCACAATTGATGCAGCAATATGAAACTCTGAAGGAAACATTATTGCACAATCCGGATGTCCTCGGTGTTACCGCTTCCCGCAACGGATTGGATGGCGGCTATGGGGGTTATTCGGTCGTACCGGAAGGCGGCGATCCCAATCAACCCGTCCGAGTTTTGTTATATCCGGTCAATTATGATTTTTTTGAAACACTGGGGATGGATTTGATTGAAGGACGGTCATTTTCGAAAAATTTTCCGACGGACGAACAAGGATCGGTAATTATTAACCGTACGGCTATGGAAAGGTTTGGCTGGAAAACCGCTCAAGGTCAAAAACTTGACCTGCCTCACATCCCGAATACCAAAGGCAATGTGATTGGAGTCGTCGATGATTTTCATTTTACTTCCTTGCATGAAACGATCGGACCTTTGCTTCTTTTCCTGATGCCGCATCGTAACGATTTTGTGTTCGTTAAATTTCGGTCGGGCGATCCTACACCAATGATCGCTTCGGTTGAAGCGACGTGGAACAAACTTTTGCCCAATTATCCGTTCGAATATACGTTCCTGGACGAGCGCATTCGGGGCATTTATGAAGCCGATCAGCGATTTGCGCAACTCACGACGATTTTTTCCGTTTTGGCTATTATCATAGCTTGCCTCGGTTTATTCGGGCTGGCCGCATTTTCGGCACAACAACGCACCAAAGAAATCGGTATCCGGAAAGTACTCGGTGCGAACATTCGCAACATTTTGCAGCTTCTTGCCGGAGAGTTTATGCTACTGATTTTTGCAGCGAACATCATCGCATGGCCGGCCGGATATTACGCTATGAATGAATGGCTCAAAGATTTTGCCTACCGTGCCGAAATGGGTTGGGGAGTTTTTGTATTAGCTACCGGAGTAACATTGGTGATTGCATTGGCCACGGTATGCATGCAGGCTCTCAAAGCCGCTATCGCCAATCCGGTAGAAGCGTTGAAATATGAATAG